The following are encoded in a window of Flavobacterium cupriresistens genomic DNA:
- a CDS encoding tetratricopeptide repeat protein encodes MKNIFIYIVLLWSTLTFAQNEQLAQYYYDKGDFEKAKVSYEQLLSGSPSNSQYFLRTVDCYQQLQQFDIAQKAIQERYNRYKQGIFLVELGYNFQLQKNESKAKDYYEQAIEKIRTNPNDVYGIGNSFEKKVLLEYALKAYQTAMEIQPNYNFNFQIGMLYGQLGKTDLMIDLLLTESYQNPQNANLIQTQLSRFMNGEADNTSFKDAMRKALILRTQKDQDVFWNHYLSWFYVQQKEFGKAFIQEKAIYKREPESLMSIVNLSQFALNEDDTETASEILNFILLNTRDLDLLIQTNARLMQIKIAKAQEKDYPAIDAELQQLLTTYEITPFTLSLQIIQAHFLAFNLKKPEEGKAIIKKALELNLNDYQQADAKMELGDILLLEEKFNQALIYYSQIQLDLKNDVMSHEASLKAAKTSYYKTDFEWALKQFKELKSANTQLIANDALEYFLLINDNTVADSTQTALKQFAKGDFLLYQNKKQEAIGQFQGILKTFKGQEIEAVTMLRLGKIYESLADYSAALSQYQQIIDHHSDGIYVDEALYFSAEIYNDELKDTEKAKPLYEKIIFNHQDSIYFVDARKKYRQLRGDTNL; translated from the coding sequence ATGAAAAACATCTTTATCTATATCGTTTTGTTGTGGTCCACCCTTACATTTGCACAAAATGAGCAACTCGCTCAATATTACTACGATAAAGGCGATTTTGAAAAAGCTAAAGTCAGTTACGAACAGCTTTTAAGTGGTTCACCATCCAACAGTCAGTATTTTTTAAGAACTGTAGATTGCTATCAGCAATTGCAGCAATTTGATATTGCTCAAAAAGCGATTCAGGAAAGATACAACCGATACAAACAAGGTATTTTTTTAGTAGAATTAGGATATAATTTTCAACTTCAGAAAAACGAATCCAAAGCCAAAGACTATTACGAGCAAGCAATTGAAAAAATCCGAACAAACCCAAATGATGTTTACGGAATCGGAAATTCATTCGAGAAAAAAGTATTGTTGGAATATGCTTTAAAAGCGTATCAAACGGCAATGGAAATACAGCCGAATTACAATTTTAATTTTCAAATCGGAATGTTGTACGGTCAGTTAGGAAAGACCGATTTGATGATAGACCTTTTGTTAACCGAATCCTACCAGAATCCTCAAAATGCCAATTTAATTCAGACACAATTGTCCCGTTTTATGAATGGCGAGGCAGATAATACAAGTTTTAAAGATGCAATGAGAAAGGCATTAATCCTGAGAACACAAAAAGATCAGGACGTGTTCTGGAATCATTATCTGAGTTGGTTTTATGTGCAACAGAAAGAATTCGGAAAGGCTTTTATTCAGGAGAAAGCCATTTATAAAAGAGAACCGGAATCGTTGATGAGTATTGTGAATCTGAGTCAGTTTGCATTGAATGAAGACGACACCGAAACGGCTTCAGAAATTCTAAATTTTATTCTTTTAAATACCAGAGATTTAGATTTGTTGATTCAGACAAACGCACGTCTGATGCAGATTAAAATTGCAAAAGCACAAGAAAAAGACTACCCTGCAATTGATGCAGAACTGCAACAATTGCTTACAACCTATGAAATCACTCCTTTTACCTTATCTTTGCAAATAATTCAGGCACATTTTCTGGCTTTCAATTTAAAAAAACCGGAAGAGGGCAAGGCAATTATTAAAAAGGCATTAGAGCTTAATCTGAACGATTATCAACAGGCTGATGCTAAAATGGAGTTGGGAGATATCTTGCTTTTGGAAGAAAAATTCAATCAAGCCTTGATTTATTATTCGCAAATTCAATTGGATTTAAAGAATGATGTTATGTCACATGAGGCAAGTTTGAAAGCTGCTAAAACAAGTTATTACAAAACCGATTTTGAATGGGCTTTAAAACAGTTTAAAGAACTTAAATCGGCCAATACACAATTGATTGCCAATGATGCTCTTGAATATTTTTTGCTGATAAACGATAATACCGTTGCCGATTCGACACAAACGGCATTGAAACAGTTTGCTAAAGGCGATTTTCTGCTATATCAAAATAAAAAACAGGAAGCTATAGGCCAGTTTCAGGGGATTTTGAAAACCTTTAAAGGGCAGGAAATTGAAGCTGTTACGATGTTGCGTTTAGGTAAAATTTATGAAAGTCTGGCAGATTATAGTGCAGCTTTAAGTCAATATCAGCAAATTATTGACCATCACAGCGACGGAATTTATGTAGACGAGGCGTTGTACTTCTCCGCAGAAATTTACAACGATGAATTGAAAGACACAGAAAAGGCAAAGCCTTTATATGAAAAGATAATTTTTAACCATCAGGACAGTATTTACTTTGTTGATGCGAGAAAAAAATACCGCCAATTGCGGGGAGATACCAATTTGTAA
- the mgtE gene encoding magnesium transporter, translating to MEFKVSKELVQQLEEHIVSKNDKELEVLLNDMHHADIAEILDELDFDEATYIFKVLDSDKTAEILLELEDDLRENILSRLSPKEIAEELDELETNDAADIIAELSQEIKAEVISELNDVEHAKDIVELLRYDENSAGGLMGKELVKVNENWNVLTCVKEMRIQAENVSRVHSIYVVDDENRLKGRLSLKDLLTTSTKTQISDIYIRKLNFVNVDTEDVEVARIMQKYDLEAIPVVDELGRLVGRITIDDIVDVIKDEADKDYQLAAGITQDVESNDSVLELTKARLPWLLIGMVIEIVASFVLKGNEATFQKYSTLIIFVPLLSATAGNIGVQASAIVVQGLANGTLKEFSRGYFSKEISVSMISGTIISLLLLGYHSVMYQQYLVGLAISISMIVVILFAATLGTLVPLFLHKNKIDPAIATGPFITTTNDVFGIMLYFGVAKLILGF from the coding sequence ATGGAGTTCAAAGTTAGCAAAGAATTAGTCCAACAATTAGAAGAGCACATTGTTAGTAAAAACGACAAAGAACTTGAAGTTTTACTGAATGATATGCACCATGCCGATATCGCCGAAATCTTAGATGAATTAGATTTTGATGAGGCAACTTACATCTTTAAAGTTTTAGATAGTGATAAAACGGCTGAGATTCTTTTAGAGTTGGAAGATGATTTGCGGGAGAATATCTTAAGCCGACTTTCGCCGAAAGAAATTGCAGAAGAGCTTGATGAGCTTGAAACCAATGATGCGGCAGATATTATCGCAGAACTTTCTCAGGAAATTAAAGCCGAAGTAATCTCAGAGTTAAATGACGTTGAACACGCAAAAGACATTGTCGAATTATTGCGTTACGATGAAAACTCTGCCGGTGGTTTGATGGGAAAAGAGTTGGTAAAAGTCAATGAAAATTGGAATGTACTAACTTGCGTGAAAGAAATGCGTATTCAGGCAGAAAACGTATCCAGAGTACATTCTATTTATGTTGTTGATGACGAAAACCGATTGAAAGGAAGGCTTTCGCTAAAAGATTTATTAACAACTTCCACTAAAACTCAAATTAGTGATATTTATATCCGAAAGCTGAATTTTGTAAATGTAGATACCGAAGATGTTGAGGTGGCACGTATCATGCAGAAATACGATCTAGAGGCGATTCCTGTTGTCGACGAATTAGGACGTTTGGTGGGCCGTATTACGATTGATGATATCGTAGACGTGATCAAAGATGAAGCCGACAAAGATTACCAATTAGCGGCCGGTATTACACAAGACGTAGAGTCAAATGACAGCGTTCTTGAACTGACAAAAGCACGTTTACCTTGGCTTCTAATCGGAATGGTGATTGAAATTGTCGCTTCCTTTGTGCTGAAAGGCAACGAAGCAACCTTTCAAAAATATTCTACCTTAATTATTTTCGTGCCTTTACTTTCTGCAACAGCAGGAAATATCGGTGTTCAGGCATCGGCAATCGTTGTTCAGGGTTTGGCGAACGGAACTTTAAAAGAATTTAGCCGCGGTTATTTCAGCAAGGAAATTAGCGTATCGATGATTTCGGGAACGATTATCTCGTTACTTTTATTAGGCTACCATTCGGTGATGTATCAGCAATATTTAGTAGGATTAGCAATTTCAATTTCGATGATCGTGGTAATTTTGTTTGCTGCAACCTTAGGAACTTTAGTGCCGCTTTTTCTACATAAAAATAAAATCGACCCGGCAATTGCAACAGGTCCTTTTATCACCACGACCAATGATGTCTTTGGAATTATGCTCTACTTTGGAGTCGCCAAATTGATTCTTGGATTTTAA
- a CDS encoding 2-hydroxyacid dehydrogenase → MSTKILHIDSNNPILWKQLEEANFENEADFKSTKEEIEAKIHNYNGIVIRSRFKIDKTFLDKAVNLQFIARVGAGLESIDCEYAEAKGIHLIAAPEGNRNAVAEHSLGVILSLFNNLNQADAEIKNGQWNRESNRGHELDGKTVGIIGYGNMGKAFAKKLRGFETTVLCYDILDNVGDENAKQVSLSELQEKADVLSLHLPWTPETDKMVNADFIKAFAKPFWIINTSRGKNIVTADLVEAMKTQRILGAGLDVLEYEKLSFETLFQDKNTPEAFQYLLEAKNVLLTPHIAGWTFESHERLAQVIVDKIKALYSVS, encoded by the coding sequence ATGAGCACAAAAATTCTACATATCGACAGTAATAACCCTATTCTCTGGAAACAATTAGAAGAAGCTAATTTTGAAAATGAGGCCGATTTTAAATCTACTAAAGAAGAAATAGAAGCTAAAATTCACAATTACAACGGAATCGTAATCCGAAGCCGTTTTAAAATTGATAAAACCTTTTTAGACAAAGCCGTTAATCTGCAATTTATTGCCAGAGTGGGAGCGGGTTTAGAAAGTATTGATTGTGAGTATGCTGAAGCAAAAGGAATTCATCTGATTGCAGCACCTGAGGGAAATCGCAACGCTGTTGCAGAACATTCGTTAGGAGTAATTTTGTCTTTGTTTAATAATTTGAATCAAGCCGATGCAGAAATAAAAAACGGACAATGGAACCGCGAAAGTAACCGTGGTCATGAACTTGACGGCAAAACAGTGGGTATTATTGGGTACGGAAATATGGGGAAAGCTTTTGCAAAGAAACTGCGCGGATTTGAGACAACGGTTCTTTGTTATGATATTTTGGATAATGTTGGTGATGAAAACGCTAAACAGGTTTCTTTGTCGGAGTTGCAAGAAAAAGCTGATGTGTTGAGTTTGCATCTTCCATGGACTCCCGAAACAGATAAAATGGTCAATGCTGATTTTATAAAAGCTTTTGCAAAACCGTTTTGGATTATCAATACCTCTCGTGGGAAAAATATTGTAACGGCCGATTTAGTGGAAGCGATGAAAACGCAAAGGATTTTAGGAGCCGGTTTAGATGTTTTGGAATACGAAAAGTTGTCTTTTGAGACGCTTTTTCAAGATAAAAATACACCCGAGGCTTTCCAATATTTACTGGAAGCTAAAAACGTTTTGCTGACACCTCATATTGCCGGATGGACATTTGAAAGTCATGAGCGTCTGGCTCAGGTAATTGTCGATAAAATAAAAGCGCTTTATTCTGTTTCTTAA
- a CDS encoding DUF4286 family protein codes for MIIYNVTTNIHESVHDQWLKWMQEKHIPEILGTGKFSSARIVKVLIEEEMGGVTYSVQYVTDSKQTLEQYYMEDAPRFRQEALELFADKMLSFRTELEVVSEH; via the coding sequence ATGATTATTTACAACGTTACCACAAACATACACGAAAGCGTTCATGACCAATGGTTAAAATGGATGCAGGAAAAACATATACCGGAAATTTTAGGGACAGGGAAATTTTCTTCCGCCAGAATTGTAAAGGTTTTAATTGAAGAGGAAATGGGCGGTGTAACCTACTCTGTTCAATATGTTACGGATAGCAAACAGACTTTAGAGCAGTATTATATGGAAGACGCACCAAGATTTCGTCAGGAGGCTTTAGAGCTTTTCGCAGATAAAATGCTTTCTTTCAGAACAGAACTGGAAGTAGTTTCGGAACATTAG
- a CDS encoding WD40 repeat domain-containing protein: MKTKLFILLFPILGFGQTQVGVDIVGELNSNSGRSVSLSADGKTLAVGAPSATDNGTSSGQVRVYRNTAEGWTQEGTAINGKAAYETVGSFVSLSADSNTLAIVTNNGLIRVYKKEDGDWKQQGIDVKVAFSNGCFYGNGLSLSSNGNVFAVVARGQSDGDAIQAKVYKNWNGNWTQIGNTIIGGASSYCSTQSISLSVDGSILAIGASAGNANGENSGQVQVYKNNDGNWMQVGTTFNGKKGSYFGASVSLAADGGTLAVGAYGAKSNGEYSGQVKVYKWNSTRWTELTAINGEASGYYFGISVSLSAAGNVLAIGATGGNVNGVNSGQVKVYKNRVEGWTQVACINGNANDYSGNSVSLSADGSIEAIGATSSNNGFSGKVRVFGPLHL; the protein is encoded by the coding sequence ATGAAAACAAAATTATTTATTTTATTATTTCCAATACTTGGTTTTGGACAAACACAAGTGGGAGTTGATATTGTCGGGGAGCTTAATTCTAATAGTGGCAGAAGTGTTTCGCTTTCCGCAGATGGCAAGACGCTGGCTGTTGGGGCACCCAGCGCTACAGATAACGGAACATCTTCAGGTCAGGTTCGAGTGTATAGGAATACTGCAGAGGGCTGGACGCAGGAAGGTACTGCAATTAATGGAAAAGCGGCTTACGAAACCGTTGGTTCTTTTGTTTCTCTTTCTGCTGATAGTAATACGTTGGCTATTGTAACGAACAATGGTTTGATTCGGGTGTATAAGAAAGAGGATGGAGATTGGAAACAGCAAGGGATTGATGTTAAAGTAGCTTTTTCTAATGGTTGTTTTTACGGTAATGGTCTTTCGCTTTCATCAAATGGTAATGTTTTTGCTGTTGTGGCCAGGGGACAATCAGATGGTGATGCGATACAAGCGAAAGTCTATAAAAATTGGAATGGAAATTGGACACAGATTGGAAATACAATTATTGGAGGAGCAAGCAGCTATTGCAGTACACAAAGTATTTCCCTTTCTGTAGACGGTAGTATCCTTGCTATTGGAGCCAGTGCCGGTAATGCCAATGGTGAAAATTCAGGTCAAGTACAGGTCTACAAGAATAATGATGGGAATTGGATGCAAGTAGGGACTACTTTTAATGGTAAAAAGGGGAGTTATTTTGGCGCAAGTGTTTCCCTCGCTGCGGATGGCGGTACTTTGGCTGTTGGAGCATATGGAGCAAAGTCTAATGGGGAGTACTCAGGACAAGTTAAGGTATATAAATGGAACTCAACGCGCTGGACGGAGTTAACAGCGATTAATGGAGAAGCAAGTGGTTATTATTTCGGTATTAGTGTTTCGCTCTCTGCAGCCGGTAATGTATTGGCGATTGGAGCTACGGGAGGCAATGTCAATGGTGTCAATTCCGGGCAAGTGAAGGTCTACAAAAATAGGGTAGAAGGTTGGACACAGGTTGCCTGTATTAATGGTAACGCCAATGATTATAGCGGTAATAGTGTCTCGCTCTCGGCAGATGGTAGCATTGAGGCTATTGGTGCAACCTCAAGTAATAATGGCTTTAGCGGCAAGGTCAGGGTATTTGGTCCGCTACATCTTTAG
- the nhaA gene encoding Na+/H+ antiporter NhaA: MKLTKTFKAFFANEKSGGLLLLFVTILSLYLANSSMQADYISFWDHDLGGHSITHWINDGLMTIFFLLIGLELEREIYHGELSSIRNASLPIMAAFGGMLVPAAIFLALNFGTATQNGAGIPMATDIAFAIGILSLLGSRVPASLKVFLTALAVIDDLGAIIVIAIFYTTTIAFVNLAIALGIWALLFVLNRMKVYNIIPYLIGGVLMWYFMLNSGVHATITGVILAFVIPFGNGDENSVSHKLEHFLHKPVAFVILPLFAMANTCIPIESDWHEGLNHPNTYGIILGLVVGKPLGIFLFSLIGVSAGMCTLPKNLKWAHVIGAGMLGGIGFTMSIFITILAFHDPETIVFSKIAILIASVVSGLFGFCYLKYTLNQKKKTKSKIPT; encoded by the coding sequence ATGAAATTAACCAAAACTTTTAAAGCCTTTTTTGCAAACGAAAAATCAGGAGGGCTTCTTTTACTTTTTGTCACTATACTGTCCCTTTATCTGGCTAACTCTTCTATGCAAGCTGATTATATTAGTTTCTGGGATCACGATTTGGGAGGACATTCGATCACACACTGGATTAACGACGGCTTGATGACGATTTTCTTCTTATTGATTGGTTTAGAATTAGAACGTGAAATTTATCATGGAGAGCTATCGAGCATCAGAAATGCCTCATTGCCAATTATGGCTGCTTTTGGTGGTATGCTTGTGCCGGCAGCAATTTTCCTTGCTTTAAATTTTGGTACCGCTACGCAAAACGGCGCCGGAATACCAATGGCAACGGATATTGCTTTTGCAATTGGAATTTTATCGCTTTTGGGAAGCCGCGTTCCTGCCTCTCTAAAAGTATTTTTAACCGCATTGGCCGTAATCGACGATTTAGGAGCGATCATTGTTATTGCCATTTTCTACACCACAACGATAGCTTTTGTAAATCTTGCCATTGCATTGGGAATTTGGGCTCTTTTATTTGTCTTGAATCGAATGAAAGTTTACAATATTATTCCATATTTAATTGGTGGTGTCCTGATGTGGTATTTTATGCTTAATTCCGGTGTTCACGCTACTATTACGGGAGTTATACTAGCCTTTGTAATTCCTTTTGGGAATGGTGACGAAAATTCTGTTTCTCATAAACTGGAACACTTCCTGCACAAACCTGTCGCTTTTGTTATTCTTCCTTTATTCGCTATGGCAAATACCTGTATCCCGATTGAATCGGACTGGCACGAAGGTTTAAACCATCCCAACACATACGGTATTATTTTAGGATTAGTAGTTGGAAAACCTCTTGGAATCTTTTTGTTTTCTTTGATCGGAGTAAGTGCCGGTATGTGTACACTACCCAAAAACCTCAAATGGGCTCATGTCATAGGTGCGGGAATGCTTGGAGGAATTGGTTTTACCATGTCAATCTTCATTACCATTTTAGCTTTTCACGATCCCGAAACCATTGTTTTTTCTAAAATAGCCATTTTAATCGCCTCTGTAGTTTCCGGACTATTTGGCTTCTGTTATTTGAAATATACTTTGAATCAAAAGAAAAAAACGAAATCCAAAATTCCAACGTAA
- a CDS encoding TM2 domain-containing protein encodes METTKQESWNAPQGVKQENKKVVAGVLAILLGGLGIHKFYLGYTKEGVIQLILGLLCGIGAVIGLIEGILYLIKTDDEFYETYQVGQKGWF; translated from the coding sequence ATGGAAACTACAAAACAAGAATCATGGAATGCTCCACAAGGAGTGAAACAAGAAAATAAAAAAGTGGTTGCAGGAGTTCTTGCAATTTTATTAGGTGGATTAGGAATCCATAAGTTTTATTTAGGTTATACAAAAGAAGGAGTTATTCAGTTGATATTAGGTCTTTTGTGTGGAATTGGTGCCGTAATAGGACTTATAGAAGGAATTCTATATTTAATAAAAACAGACGACGAGTTTTATGAGACTTACCAAGTTGGTCAAAAAGGCTGGTTCTAA
- the rsmA gene encoding 16S rRNA (adenine(1518)-N(6)/adenine(1519)-N(6))-dimethyltransferase RsmA: protein MEKVKAKKHLGQHFLKDESIAKAIADTLSLEGYDEVLEIGPGMGVLTKYLLDKPINTHVIEIDTESVVYLGENYPKLKDKIISQDFLKYNINEVYENKQFAIIGNFPYNISTQIVFRTLEFKHQIPEFSGMFQKEVAERICEKKGSKAYGILSVLAQAFYHTEYLFTVDENVFIPPPKVKSGVMKMTRKEDYSLPCGERLFFTVVKTAFQQRRKTLRNSLKTLNLSDQLREDTIFDKRPEQLSVEEFIVLTQKIEADGVQS from the coding sequence ATGGAAAAAGTAAAAGCCAAAAAACATTTAGGACAGCATTTCCTGAAAGATGAAAGTATTGCCAAAGCAATTGCAGATACTTTGAGTTTAGAAGGATATGATGAGGTTTTAGAAATAGGACCGGGGATGGGTGTGCTGACTAAATATTTGCTTGATAAACCAATTAATACCCATGTGATCGAGATTGATACAGAATCAGTGGTGTATTTGGGTGAAAATTATCCAAAACTTAAAGATAAAATTATCTCTCAGGATTTCCTGAAATACAATATTAACGAGGTTTACGAGAACAAACAATTCGCTATTATTGGGAATTTCCCGTATAATATTTCGACTCAGATTGTTTTCAGAACCCTGGAGTTCAAACATCAGATTCCGGAGTTTTCGGGGATGTTTCAAAAAGAAGTTGCAGAACGAATCTGCGAGAAAAAAGGATCAAAAGCATACGGAATCTTATCCGTTTTAGCTCAGGCTTTCTATCATACAGAGTATTTGTTTACTGTTGACGAAAATGTTTTTATTCCTCCGCCCAAGGTTAAATCGGGTGTGATGAAAATGACCCGAAAGGAAGATTATAGTCTTCCTTGTGGTGAAAGGTTGTTCTTTACAGTGGTGAAAACTGCTTTTCAGCAAAGACGAAAAACATTACGTAACAGTTTGAAAACATTAAATTTATCAGACCAATTGCGAGAAGACACTATCTTTGATAAACGTCCCGAGCAGCTGAGCGTTGAAGAATTTATTGTTTTGACTCAAAAAATAGAAGCCGATGGAGTTCAAAGTTAG
- the proC gene encoding pyrroline-5-carboxylate reductase, whose translation MKVHIIGGGNLGVSIALGIAQFSKHNQVTVTRRNTASIQYLSEYGITVSSDNKQNIQEADVVILTIKPYQVDTVLAEILPVIKNQTIASAVSGLSLEMLQTKTNNEFPVIRIMPNIAAQFGESATCISFPEKDREKALPIVDLFQDLGTAPIIDEKLMDAATVLGACGTAYALRYIRASMQAGIEIGFDSNTALAIAAQTVKGAAKMLLEEKVHPEQLIDRVTTPQGCTIVGLNEMEHNGFSSSLIKGIKTSLKQIKG comes from the coding sequence ATGAAAGTACACATTATAGGAGGAGGAAACCTTGGTGTTTCTATTGCGCTCGGAATTGCACAATTCTCTAAACACAATCAGGTTACTGTTACAAGGAGAAACACAGCCAGTATTCAGTATTTGTCTGAATACGGAATTACAGTTTCATCCGACAATAAACAAAATATTCAAGAAGCTGATGTGGTGATCTTAACCATTAAACCGTATCAGGTTGATACTGTTTTAGCAGAAATTTTGCCGGTGATCAAAAACCAAACTATCGCTTCTGCTGTGAGTGGATTATCTCTTGAGATGCTTCAAACTAAAACAAATAATGAATTTCCGGTGATCCGAATTATGCCCAATATTGCGGCCCAATTTGGAGAATCCGCTACCTGTATCTCTTTTCCCGAAAAAGACAGAGAAAAAGCATTGCCAATTGTAGATTTGTTTCAGGATTTAGGGACTGCTCCTATAATCGATGAAAAACTGATGGATGCTGCAACTGTTTTGGGAGCTTGCGGTACAGCATATGCTTTGCGTTATATTCGTGCTTCTATGCAGGCAGGAATCGAGATTGGATTTGACTCGAATACCGCTTTAGCCATAGCAGCGCAAACGGTGAAAGGAGCTGCAAAAATGCTTTTAGAGGAAAAGGTACATCCGGAACAATTAATCGATCGGGTTACGACACCACAGGGTTGTACCATTGTGGGACTTAATGAAATGGAACACAACGGATTTAGTTCTTCTTTAATTAAAGGAATCAAAACTTCGCTGAAACAGATAAAAGGATAA
- a CDS encoding DUF805 domain-containing protein yields MIEWYKKVVFENYANFEGRARRKEYWMFFLANIIVSIIFGFIVGFIAALISPSITPLANVYSLAVFIPSIAVAIRRMHDIGKSGWYILIPIYNIILLATEGDKGTNEYGEDPKGYSDTIDEIGKSEL; encoded by the coding sequence ATGATTGAATGGTACAAAAAAGTGGTTTTTGAAAACTATGCAAATTTTGAAGGAAGAGCAAGAAGAAAAGAGTACTGGATGTTCTTTTTGGCAAACATTATTGTAAGCATTATATTTGGATTTATAGTAGGTTTTATTGCTGCATTAATCTCGCCTAGCATTACCCCTTTAGCAAACGTCTATAGCTTAGCCGTTTTTATTCCATCAATTGCTGTTGCAATCAGAAGAATGCATGATATTGGTAAAAGTGGTTGGTATATTCTAATTCCTATTTATAATATCATATTGTTGGCTACGGAGGGAGATAAAGGTACAAATGAGTATGGTGAAGATCCTAAAGGGTATAGTGATACAATTGATGAAATTGGAAAATCAGAGCTATAA
- a CDS encoding TM2 domain-containing protein, producing MEETKTESWNTPLAPRQENKKVLAGVLGIIFGYLGIHKFVLGYTKEGVIQLVLSIVTCGIAGIIGFIEGIIYLTKSDEDFYQTYQVGKKGWF from the coding sequence ATGGAAGAGACAAAAACAGAATCTTGGAATACTCCATTAGCTCCAAGACAAGAAAACAAAAAAGTTCTTGCCGGAGTTTTGGGAATAATCTTTGGGTATTTAGGAATTCATAAATTCGTTTTAGGATATACCAAAGAAGGGGTAATTCAACTCGTTTTAAGTATTGTAACCTGTGGTATTGCAGGGATTATTGGTTTCATAGAAGGAATCATTTATCTTACAAAATCAGATGAAGATTTTTATCAGACCTATCAGGTTGGTAAGAAAGGATGGTTCTAA
- a CDS encoding DUF805 domain-containing protein, which produces MIEWYKKVVFDNYANFTGRARRSEYWYFALANGIIFTLLIVIGVIIGSVLGDALTGVIIGYVLFGIYSLLTLVPTLGVVVRRLHDVGKSGWFYLIAFIPFIGGIWILILFCTEGNHGPNQYGSDPKNPTEEINEIGKVELQ; this is translated from the coding sequence ATGATTGAATGGTACAAAAAAGTGGTTTTTGATAACTATGCAAATTTTACAGGACGTGCACGAAGAAGTGAGTATTGGTATTTTGCACTTGCTAACGGAATAATCTTTACTTTATTAATTGTAATAGGAGTTATAATTGGTAGCGTTCTTGGAGATGCATTAACGGGAGTTATTATAGGATATGTTCTTTTTGGAATTTATAGCTTGCTGACACTTGTTCCTACTTTGGGAGTTGTGGTTAGAAGATTGCATGATGTTGGTAAAAGCGGTTGGTTTTATTTAATTGCTTTTATTCCATTTATCGGAGGAATCTGGATTCTTATTTTGTTCTGTACCGAAGGAAATCATGGACCAAACCAATACGGGTCAGACCCTAAAAATCCGACTGAGGAGATTAATGAAATTGGAAAAGTTGAATTGCAATAA